One window of the Eucalyptus grandis isolate ANBG69807.140 chromosome 8, ASM1654582v1, whole genome shotgun sequence genome contains the following:
- the LOC104428938 gene encoding uncharacterized protein LOC104428938, with protein MKGLPAITKPSLSTLSMTECIVEFEHDSKDVPELSTTIDIPSSVYQIIISVLACSIQFTSLISLIDDYKGKDLPTFVQKVNMIHHTIKRHYEDYKQKKEEIREYRGCSNYSMPLPIMWSSSRPWFTSRTILSHFTLAQRRPRFNLLTL; from the exons ATGAAGGGGTTACCTGCAATCACCAAGCCCTCATTGAGCACATTGAGCATGACCGAGTGCATCGTGGAGTTCGAGCACGACAGTAAAGACGTTCCTGAGCTGTCCACAACAATCGACATCCCAAGCAGCGTTTATCAGATCATCATTAGTGTCCTCGCTTGCTCGATTCAGTTCACCAGCCTCATCAGCCTCATCGATGA ctacaagggaaaagatcttCCGACCTTTGTTCAGAAAGTGAACATGATCCACCACACTATCAAGAGACATTACGAAGATTACAAGCAAAAAAAGG AGGAAATTAGAGAGTATCGAGGCTGCAGCAACTATTCAATGCCCCTACCGATAATGTGGAGCTCATCAAGGCCTTGGTTTACATCAAGGACGATCCTCAGCCACTTTACATTGGCTCAAAGAAGACCACGGTTCAATCTTCTAACTCTCTGA